The following are encoded together in the Thunnus thynnus chromosome 15, fThuThy2.1, whole genome shotgun sequence genome:
- the si:dkey-284p5.3 gene encoding brain acid soluble protein 1, which translates to MGCSTSSQTSAVDTIRPSVKPEESNGASTTGEAHKNGKAAEDKTPAHGSDAKPVDAAAASSAAPAAAEESKPAADSPPAEAKAEGEESKPDADSPPEEAKAEGEESKPDADSAEAAKPEEAEASSDPAAAETENAEEPNKEEEPAPSE; encoded by the exons ATGGGATGCTCCACCAGTTCCCAAACTTCAGCGGTAGATACGATTAGACCCAGTGTTAAACCCGAGGAAAGCAACGGAGCCAGCACTACAG GGGAGGCTCACAAGAATGGCAAAGCAGCTGAGGACAAGACACCTGCGCATGGAAGCGACGCTAAACCTGTAGATGCTGCAGCTGCATCATctgcagctccagcagcagcggAGGAATCCAAGCCTGCTGCAGACAGTCCGCCTGCAGAGGCAAAGGCAGAAGGGGAGGAGTCCAAGCCTGATGCTGACAGTCCACCTGAAGAGGCAAAGGCAGAAGGGGAGGAGTCCAAGCCTGATGCCGACAGTGCAGAGGCGGCTAAACCTGAGGAAGCAGAGGCCTCCTCAGatcctgcagctgcagagacAG AAAATGCAGAAGAGCCCAATAAAGAGGAGGAACCAG ctcccAGTGAATGA
- the rida gene encoding 2-iminobutanoate/2-iminopropanoate deaminase isoform X1, with amino-acid sequence MSALNRKIVNTASAPGAIGPYSQAVVVDRTMYISGQLGLDVASGQLVDGGVQAQAKQALINMGEILKAAGCDYTNVVKTTVLLKDINDFNSVNEVYKTFFRSNFPARAAYQVAALPRGGLVEIEAVAVVGPLSDS; translated from the exons ATGTCTGCACTCAACAGAAAGATTGTCAACACCGCATCAGCCCCTGGTGCGATCGGACCATACAG CCAGGCGGTGGTTGTGGACAGGACCATGTACATCTCGGGTCAGCTGGGGCTGGACGTGGCCTCTGGTCAGCTGGTGGACGGAGGAGTTCAGGCTCAGGCCAAACAG GCTCTCATCAACATGGGGGAGATCCTCAAAGCTGCCGGCTGTGACTACACCAACG TGGTGAAGACTACTGTGCTGCTCAAAGATATCAATGACTTTAACAGCGTCAACGAGGTCTACAAGACGT TTTTCCGCAGTAACTTCCCTGCCAGAGCTGCCTACCAAGTGGCTGCGCTCCCCAGA GGTGGACTGGTGGAAATCGAGGCGGTTGCCGTCGTCGGTCCTCTCTCAGACTCCTGA
- the rida gene encoding 2-iminobutanoate/2-iminopropanoate deaminase isoform X2: protein MATIRRRIPYTPKAPVRQGIYSQAVVVDRTMYISGQLGLDVASGQLVDGGVQAQAKQALINMGEILKAAGCDYTNVVKTTVLLKDINDFNSVNEVYKTFFRSNFPARAAYQVAALPRGGLVEIEAVAVVGPLSDS from the exons ATGGCAACTATTCGTCGACGAATCCCTTACACACCAAAAGCTCCTGTCAGACAGGGAATATACAG CCAGGCGGTGGTTGTGGACAGGACCATGTACATCTCGGGTCAGCTGGGGCTGGACGTGGCCTCTGGTCAGCTGGTGGACGGAGGAGTTCAGGCTCAGGCCAAACAG GCTCTCATCAACATGGGGGAGATCCTCAAAGCTGCCGGCTGTGACTACACCAACG TGGTGAAGACTACTGTGCTGCTCAAAGATATCAATGACTTTAACAGCGTCAACGAGGTCTACAAGACGT TTTTCCGCAGTAACTTCCCTGCCAGAGCTGCCTACCAAGTGGCTGCGCTCCCCAGA GGTGGACTGGTGGAAATCGAGGCGGTTGCCGTCGTCGGTCCTCTCTCAGACTCCTGA
- the stk3 gene encoding serine/threonine-protein kinase 3, with translation MEPSAPKSKLKKLSEDSLTKQPEEVFDVLEKLGEGSYGSVFKAIHKESGQVVAIKQVPVESDLQEIIKEISIMQQCDSPYVVKYYGSYFKNTDLWIVMEYCGAGSVSDIIRLRNKTLTEDEIATILKSTLKGLEYLHFMRKIHRDIKAGNILLNTEGHAKLADFGVAGQLTDTMAKRNTVIGTPFWMAPEVIQEIGYNCVADIWSLGITSIEMAEGKPPYADIHPMRAIFMIPTNPPPTFRKPELWSDDFTDFVKKCLVKNPEQRATATQLLQHPFISQAKPVTILRDLITEAMEMKAKRQQEQQRELEEEDDNSEEETEVDSHTMVKSGSEGAGTMRATSTMSDGAQTMIEHGSTMLESDLGTMVINSDDEEEEEDQGSMRRHATPQQPIRPSFMDYFDKQDSNKAAQQQENYNHNQPQEQPGYHIQSKNVFPDNWKVPQDGDFDFLKNLDFEELQMRLSALDPMMEREIEELRQRYTAKRQPILDAMDAKKRRQQNF, from the exons ATGGAGCCGTCTGCGCCcaaaag caagcTGAAAAAGCTGAGCGAGGACAGTTTGACCAAACAACCAGAGGAAGTGTTTGATGTTCTAGAGAAACTCGGTGAAGG tTCTTATGGCAGCGTGTTCAAGGCCATCCATAAAGAGTCGGGCCAGGTTGTGGCCATCAAGCAGGTTCCTGTGGAGTCAGATCTGCAGGAGATCATCAAGGAGATTTCCATCATGCAACAGTGTGACAG TCCTTATGTAGTGAAGTACTACGGCAGCTACTTCAAGAACACAGACCTGTGGATCGTCATGGAGTACTGCGGAGCCGGCTCGgtctctgacatcatcagactGCGCAACAAAACG CTCACAGAGGATGAGATCGCTACCATCCTGAAGTCGACACTGAAGGGTCTTGAATATCTTCACTTCATGAGGAAGATCCATCGGGACATCAAGGCAGGAAACATCCTCCTCAACACAGAGGGACACGCCAAACTAGCTGACTTTGGAGTTGCTGGACAACTAACG GACACCATGGCAAAGAGAAACACTGTGATCGGTACTCCGTTCTGGATGGCTCCAGAGGTGATCCAAGAGATCGGCTACAACTGTGTGGCCGACATCTGGTCTCTGGGCATCACGTCCATAGAGATGGCAGAGGGCAAGCCTCCCTACGCTGACATCCATCCCATGAGA GCCATCTTCATGATCCCCACCAACCCTCCTCCAACATTCAGGAAGCCGGAGCTTTGGTCAGACGACTTCACAGACTTTGTCAAGAAGTGTTTGGTCAAGAATCCAGAGCAGAGAGCGACCGCCACACAGCTCCTACAG CATCCATTCATCAGTCAGGCCAAGCCGGTCACAATCCTGAGAGACCTGATAACTGAGGCCATGGAGATGAAAGCCAAGaggcagcaggagcagcagagagagctggaggaggaggatgacaaCTCT gaggaggagacggaggTGGACTCTCACACTATGGTGAAATCAGGCTCAGAGGGCGCGGGGACCATGCGAGCTACCAGCACCATGAGCGACGGGGCACAGACGATGATCGAACACGGCAGCACCATGCTGGAGTCGGACCTGGGCACTATGGTCATCAACAGTGacgatgaagaggaggaggaagatcaGGGATCCATGAGGA GACATGCCACCCCCCAGCAGCCCATACGTCCGTCCTTCATGGACTACTTTGACAAGCAGGACTCTAACAAGGCAGCCCAGCAGCAGGAGAACTACAACCACAACCAGCCGCAGGAGCAGCCGGGCTACCACATCCAGTCCAAGAACGTTTTCCCCGACAACTGGAAGGTGCCTCAGGACGGAGATTTTGACTTT TTGAAAAACCTGGACTTTGAGGAGCTGCAGATGCGCCTGAGTGCCTTGGACCCCATGATGGAGCGGGAGATTGAGGAGCTCAGGCAGCGCTACACCGCCAAGAGGCAGCCAATCCTGGACGCCATGGATGCCAAGAAGCGACGGCAACAGAACTTCTGA
- the polr2k gene encoding DNA-directed RNA polymerases I, II, and III subunit RPABC4, with protein sequence MDSQKDLQPPKQQPMIYICGECHTENEIKARDPIRCRECGYRIMYKKRTKRLVVFDAR encoded by the exons ATGGATTCACAGAAAGATTTACAGCCACCCAAACAGCAGCCTATGATCTACATATGTGGAG agtgtcacactgaaaatgaaattaagGCTCGTGATCCAATCCGATGCAGAGAGTGCGGCTACAGGATCATGTACAAGAAGAGAACAAAGAGAT TGGTTGTTTTTGATGCCcggtga
- the spag1a gene encoding sperm-associated antigen 1A has product MGNAQEKPPGSLGGGGARPDQATAGMRSRGSVEKPRTEKGVANGTQRERSPAGGQEEQGSPAVDTSYLDAPAGALPPHLARLKNEGNHLFKHGQFGDALEKYSQAIDGCAEAGIDSPEDLCILYSNRAACYLKDGNSTECIQDSTKALELQPYSLKPLLRRAMAYESLERYRKAYVDYKTVLQIDTGVQAAHDSVHRITRMLIEQDGPEWREKLPEIPTVPLSVQQQHRDKPVSAEVAQARAARAAQEEARRKEARFTLLKQEGNDLVKKGNFQGALEKYSECLTIKPDECAVYTNRAICLLKLNRFEEAKQDCDSALQLEPANKKAFYRRALAYKGLQDYLSASSDLQEVLQLDPNVREAEQELEVVTSLLRQSLMESTAHTPRV; this is encoded by the exons ATGGGGAACGCACAGGAGAAACCCCCGGGCAGCTTAGGAGGAGGGGGAGCTAGACCGGATCAGGCCACGGCAGGGATGAGGAGCCGGGGAAGCGTGGAAAAGCCCCGAACAGAGAAGGGGGTGGCCAACGGCACTCAGAGGGAAAGGAGCCCTGCTGGTGGACAAGAGGAGCAGGGCAGCCCTGCAGTGGACACAAGTTATCTGGACGCCCCTGCTGGGGCCCTTCCTCCTCACCTAGCCCGGCTCAAGAACGAGGGCAACCACCTCTTCAAACATGGGCAGTTTGGGGACGCCTTGGAGAAGTACTCCCAAGCTATTGATGGCTGTGCTGAAGCAG GCATTGATAGTCCAGAAGACCTGTGTATCCTCTACTCCAACAGAGCTGCCTGTTACCTGAAGGACGGAAACAGCACAGAGTGCATACAGGACTCCACCAA GGCTTTGGAGCTGCAGCCGTACTCCTTGAAGCCCCTTTTGCGCAGAGCTATGGCCTATGAGTCACTGGAGCGTTACAGGAAGGCCTACGTGGATTATAAGACGGTCCTGCAGATAGACACCGGGGTACAGGCGGCCCACGACAGCGTCCACAG GATCACAAGGATGCTGATTGAGCAGGACGGGCCCGAGTGGAGAGAGAAGCTTCCAGAGATTCCCACCGTCCCGCTGTCGGTCCAACAGCAACACAGAGACAAGCCGGTCAGCGCCGAGGTGGCCCAGGCCCGAGCTGCCAGGGCTGCACAGGAGGAAG CCAGAAGAAAAGAGGCTCGCTTTACTTTACTGAAACAGGAAGGCAATGATCTGGTCAAGAAAGGCAACTTCCAGGGAGCTCTGGAGAAGTACAGTGAATGTCTCACCATAAAACCTGACGAATGTGCCGTCTACACAAACAG AGCCATTTGCCTCCTGAAGCTAAATCGCTTTGAAGAGGCCAAACAGGATTGTGACTCTGCACTGCAGCTGGAGCCGGCCAATAAGAAAGCCTTCTACAGACGGGCGCTGGCTTATAAGGGTTTACAG GATTACCTGTCGGCCAGCAGCGACCTTCAGGAAGTCCTCCAGCTGGACCCAAACGTTCGTGAGGCCGAGCAGGAGCTCGAGGTGGTGACGAGTTTGCTGAGACAGAGCCTAATGGAGAGCACAGCACACACACCGAGG GTTTGA